Proteins encoded in a region of the Canis lupus familiaris isolate Mischka breed German Shepherd chromosome 1, alternate assembly UU_Cfam_GSD_1.0, whole genome shotgun sequence genome:
- the ISCA1 gene encoding iron-sulfur cluster assembly 1 homolog, mitochondrial isoform X17, whose translation MFLNRDTNPNEEDEVAESPRWSLPEFYALVEHFRKKSNKLKLLKTHRMSLSEAQEMLSQNLSAMSFSSGTNVREEVFQPIFMCKVVRKEKEEPDSMTEVLYRSLLTSSLSPVERLSRSQQRLFQCGIPPPTHTFPYEILIDHSKSLSPVPIPIEEKTQSANILHVLGISRIRPQNFIFGDKIAKYFLVNPEKQFMDLRDLEWRYYKGIVKWKHSALDSFIDIKHDDEKRFVESREMPGVICPPILHGSLVIYPQVDYQKKM comes from the exons ATGTTCCTCAACAGGGACACCAATCCAAATGAAGAGGACGAGGTGGCGGAGTCTCCCAGATGGTCG CTGCCAGAATTTTATGCTTTGGTTGAACATTTTCGTAAGAAGAGCAATAAATTGAAACTCCTTAAAACTCACAGGATGTCACTTAGTGAAGCACAGGAAATGCTTAGTCAAAACCTCAGTGCCATGTCATTCTCCAGTGGAACTAATGTGAGGGAAGAAGTGTTCCAGCCGATTTTCATGTGCAAGGTggttagaaaagaaaaggaggaaccaGACTCGATGACTGAAGTCCTGTATCGCAGCTTGTTGACCAGCTCACTGTCTCCAGTGGAGAGACTCTCCAGATCCCAGCAGAGGCTCTTCCAGTGTGGGATTCCTCCTCCTACCCACACTTTTCCTTATGAGATTCTCATTGATCACTCCAAATCTTTGTCACCGGTCCCCATCCCCATAGAGGAGAAGACTCAGAGTGCCAACATATTACACGTGCTGGGcatttccaggatcaggccacaaaattttatctttggaGACAAAATTGCTAAGTACTTCTTAGTTAATCCAG AAAAACAATTCATGGATCTAAGGGACCTTGAATGGCGATATTACAAGGGGATAGTGAAATGGAAGCACAGTGCTTTGGATTCATTCATAGACATAAAGCACGATGATGAGAAGAGATTTGTGGAGAGCCGGGAGATGCCTGGTGTCATTTGCCCCCCTATCCTTCATGGGTCTTTAGTCATTTACCCTCAAGttgattatcaaaaaaaaatgtag
- the ISCA1 gene encoding iron-sulfur cluster assembly 1 homolog, mitochondrial isoform X16, whose product MKVSNKDFLELQCRTVLSDGIKRDTNPNEEDEVAESPRWSLPEFYALVEHFRKKSNKLKLLKTHRMSLSEAQEMLSQNLSAMSFSSGTNVREEVFQPIFMCKVVRKEKEEPDSMTEVLYRSLLTSSLSPVERLSRSQQRLFQCGIPPPTHTFPYEILIDHSKSLSPVPIPIEEKTQSANILHVLGISRIRPQNFIFGDKIAKYFLVNPEKQFMDLRDLEWRYYKGIVKWKHSALDSFIDIKHDDEKRFVESREMPGVICPPILHGSLVIYPQVDYQKKM is encoded by the exons GGACACCAATCCAAATGAAGAGGACGAGGTGGCGGAGTCTCCCAGATGGTCG CTGCCAGAATTTTATGCTTTGGTTGAACATTTTCGTAAGAAGAGCAATAAATTGAAACTCCTTAAAACTCACAGGATGTCACTTAGTGAAGCACAGGAAATGCTTAGTCAAAACCTCAGTGCCATGTCATTCTCCAGTGGAACTAATGTGAGGGAAGAAGTGTTCCAGCCGATTTTCATGTGCAAGGTggttagaaaagaaaaggaggaaccaGACTCGATGACTGAAGTCCTGTATCGCAGCTTGTTGACCAGCTCACTGTCTCCAGTGGAGAGACTCTCCAGATCCCAGCAGAGGCTCTTCCAGTGTGGGATTCCTCCTCCTACCCACACTTTTCCTTATGAGATTCTCATTGATCACTCCAAATCTTTGTCACCGGTCCCCATCCCCATAGAGGAGAAGACTCAGAGTGCCAACATATTACACGTGCTGGGcatttccaggatcaggccacaaaattttatctttggaGACAAAATTGCTAAGTACTTCTTAGTTAATCCAG AAAAACAATTCATGGATCTAAGGGACCTTGAATGGCGATATTACAAGGGGATAGTGAAATGGAAGCACAGTGCTTTGGATTCATTCATAGACATAAAGCACGATGATGAGAAGAGATTTGTGGAGAGCCGGGAGATGCCTGGTGTCATTTGCCCCCCTATCCTTCATGGGTCTTTAGTCATTTACCCTCAAGttgattatcaaaaaaaaatgtag